Proteins encoded together in one Lathamus discolor isolate bLatDis1 chromosome 3, bLatDis1.hap1, whole genome shotgun sequence window:
- the KCNJ3 gene encoding G protein-activated inward rectifier potassium channel 1 isoform X2 yields MSALRRKLGDEYQVVSTSASGGGLPPPRAAPRGKRQRFVDKNGRCNVQHGNLGGETSRYLSDLFTTLVDLKWRWNLFIFILTYTVAWLFMASMWWVIAYMRGDLNKAHDDSYTPCVANVYNFPSAFLFFIETEATIGYGYRYITDKCPEGIILFLFQSILGSIVDAFLIGCMFIKMSQPKKRAETLMFSEHAAISMRDGKLTLMFRVGNLRNSHMVSAQIRCKLLKSRQTPEGEFLPLDQLELDVGFSTGADQLFLVSPLTICHVIDAKSPFYDLSQRSMQTEQFEIVVILEGIVETTGGSQSVWEYLTLHFLFEAAMVSWGCRLGAEVTPVQEQDCLKQF; encoded by the exons ATGTCGGCGCTGCGGCGGAAGCTGGGGGATGAGTACCAGGTGGTGAGCACCTCGGCCAGCGGCGGGGGACTGCCCCCGCCCCGGGCGGCCCCGCGGGGGAAGCGGCAGCGCTTCGTGGACAAGAACGGGCGGTGCAACGTGCAGCACGGGAACCTGGGCGGCGAGACCAGCCGGTACCTCTCGGACCTCTTCACCACGCTGGTGGACCTCAAGTGGCGCTGGAACCTCTTCATCTTCATCCTCACCTACACCGTGGCCTGGCTCTTCATGGCCTCCATGTGGTGGGTGATTGCCTATATGCGGGGCGACCTCAACAAGGCGCACGATGACAGCTATACCCCCTGCGTGGCCAATGTCTACAACTTCCCCTCTGCCTTCCTCTTCTTTATAGAGACTGAGGCCACCATCGGCTATGGGTACCGCTACATCACGGACAAGTGTCCTGAGGGcatcattcttttccttttccagtccaTCCTGGGCTCCATTGTGGATGCCTTCCTCATTGGCTGCATGTTCATCAAGATGTCTCAGCCGAAGAAGAGGGCTGAGACCCTGATGTTCAGTGAGCACGCCGCCATCTCCATGCGGGATGGCAAGCTCACACTCATGTTCAGGGTGGGCAACCTTCGCAACAGCCACATGGTCTCCGCGCAGATCCGCTGCAAGCTGCTCAAA TCCCGTCAGACCCCAGAGGGCGAGTTCCTCCCACTCGATCAGCTGGAGCTCGACGTTGGCTTCAGCACAGGGGCCGACCAGCTTTTCCTTGTGTCCCCGCTTACCATCTGCCATGTGATTGATGCCAAGAGCCCCTTCTACGACCTCTCCCAGCGCAGCATGCAAACAGAGCAGTTTGAGATTGTCGTCATCCTGGAGGGCATCGTGGAAACGACGG GTGGCTCACAGTCTGTATGGGAGTATCTCAcattgcattttctgtttgaagcaGCCATGgtcagctggggctgcaggctgggagcagaagTCACACCAGTACAGGAGCAGGATTGTTTGAAGCAGTTCTGA